A single window of Populus nigra chromosome 17, ddPopNigr1.1, whole genome shotgun sequence DNA harbors:
- the LOC133677350 gene encoding uncharacterized protein LOC133677350 produces MDAARTKLTRVLSRTFINNVKDKAQRVMGSGSSFEGLAKYSTSAAAVVKDYEDYRKSLYGDITHKALLVDAVGTLVVPSQPMAQIYRQMGEKYGVEYSEDEILRRYRWAYGQPWGRSRLRYVNDGRPFWQYIVSSSTGCSDTQYFEELYNYYTTEKAWHLCDPDAEKVFEAIKKAGVKLAVVSNFDTRLRPLLRALNCDHWFDAVAVSAEVAAEKPNPTIFLKACELLEVKPEDAVHVGDDRRNDIWGARDAGCDAWLWGSDVHSFKEVAQRIGVHV; encoded by the exons ATGGACGCAGcaagaacaaaattaacaagGGTTCTTTCAAGAACCTTCATTAATAATGTTAAAGACAAGGCTCAGAGGGTAATGGGATCTGGGTCTTCTTTTGAGGGGCTGGCTAAGTATTCAACATCTGCAGCTGCAGTAGTGAAGGATTATGAGGATTATAGGAAGTCTTTGTATGGTGATATTACACATAAAGCTTTGCTTGTTGATGCTGTTGGTACTCTTGTGGTTCCCTCACAGCCTATGGCTCAG ATATATAGACAGATGGGGGAGAAGTACGGAGTGGAGTACTCCGAGGATGAGATACTAAGAAGATACAGATGGGCTTATGGGCAGCCTTGGGGCAGATCTCGTCTCAG ATATGTAAACGATGGGAGGCCCTTCTGGCAGTATATAGTCAGTTCTTCCACCGGCTGCTCAGATACTCAGTACTTTGAAGAGCTTTATAACTACTATACCACTGAAAAG GCCTGGCACCTCTGTGATCCTGATGCTGAGAAAGTGTTTGAGGCCATTAAAAAGGCAGGTGTAAAATTGGCTGTTGTGTCAAACTTTGACACCCGACTTAGACCTCTCCTGCGGGCTTTAAACTGTGACCACTGGTTTGATGCTGTGGCAGTTTCAGCTGAA GTTGCAGCGGAGAAGCCAAATCCAACAATATTTCTAAAAGCTTGTGAGTTGTTGGAAGTAAAACCAGAAGATGCTGTGCATGTAGGGGATGATCGTAGGAATGATATATGGGGTGCGAGAGATGCAGGATGCGATGCTTGGCTTTGGGGAAGTGATGTCCACTCCTTCAAGGAG GTCGCACAGAGGATAGGCGTGCACGTTTGA
- the LOC133677349 gene encoding uncharacterized protein LOC133677349: MVRPYGKGHKRKKKGERYDKEEDEVEDKQVEEENTDDETEISAQDAEEKTEEEREELPELEGIPVGPSTQTAKKPGVIFVLEKASLEVAKVGKNYQILNSEEHANFLRRNNKNPADYRPDIIYQALLSILDSPLNKAGCLRAVYVKTDKGVLFEVKPYVRIPRTYKRFAGIMLQLLQKLSIAAVGKREKLLRVIKNPVTQHLPLNSRKIGFSHSSDKLVEMEKYVAGVGGDTDLVFVVGAMSHGKIECDYIDDFISVSEYPLSAAWCIARICEAVSKKWRVL, translated from the exons ATGGTGAGGCCTTATGGTAAAGGGcacaagagaaagaagaaaggggAGAGGTAtgataaagaagaagatgaagtggAAGATAAACAAGTTGAAGAAGAGAACACTGATGATGAGACTGAAATAAGCGCACAAGATgctgaagaaaaaacagaagaggAAAGAGAAGAACTACCAGAATTGGAGGGCATTCCTGTTGGCCCAAGTACTCAAACTGCCAAAAAACCTGGGGTCATATTTGTGCTGGAAAAGGCATCTTTGGAAGTTGCAAAAGTTGGAAAG AATTACCAAATTTTGAATTCTGAGGAGCACGCCAATTTCCTGAGGAGGAATAATAAAAATCCTGCTGATTACAGGCCTGACATCATTTATCAG GCTCTCCTATCCATCTTAGATAGCCCATTGAATAAGGCTGGCTGTTTGCGAGCTGTATATGTGAAAACAGATAAAGGTGTTCTTTTTGAAGTTAAGCCATATGTTCGTATTCCAAGGACTTATAAGCGTTTTGCTGGTATTATGT TGCAGCTGCTTCAAAAGCTTAGTATTGCTGCTGTTGGTAAGCGTGAGAAGCTTTTGCGCGTGATCAAGAATCCTGTAACCCAGCACCTACCTTTAAACTCTCGTAAAATAG GCTTCTCCCATAGCTCAGACAAATTGGTCGAAATGGAGAAGTATGTAGCCGGAGTTGGTGGTGACACTGACCTTGTTTTCGTG gTTGGTGCTATGTCCCATGGTAAAATTGAATGTGATTATATAGATGATTTTATATCAG TTTCAGAATATCCGCTGAGTGCTGCCTGGTGTATTGCAAGGATATGTGAGGCTGTGTCAAAGAAGTGGCGTGTACTGTAA
- the LOC133677356 gene encoding protein STRICTOSIDINE SYNTHASE-LIKE 10-like — protein MNKNLLLVVTTTTLVAIVSILLTSPTKLLGPPTIPTSHDHLHSAKILHVSGAVGPESLVFDPNGEGPYTGVADGRVLKWIAGDDGSGSWTDFATTSSNRNECVRPFAPEMEHVCGRPLGLRFDKKTGNLYIADAYLGLQVVGPTGGLATPLVTELEGQPMRFTNDLDIDEQEDVIYFTDTSMVFQRRQFMLSVLTKDKTGRLLKYDKSSKEVTVLARGLAFANGVALSKESTFLLVAETTTCRILRFWLHGPNAGKSDVFTELPGFPDNIRRNSKGEFWVALHSKKGLFAKVVLSNSWIGKTLLKFPLSFKQLHSLLVGGKAHATAIKLSEEGKILDVLEDCDGKTLRFISEVEEKDGKLWIGSVLMPFLGTYNL, from the exons ATGAACAAGAATCTATTGTTAGTTGTAACAACAACAACGTTAGTGGCCATCGTCTCAATTCTCCTAACAAGTCCAACTAAACTCCTTGGACCACCTACCATCCCAACATCTCATGACCATCTTCACTCTGCGAAGATCCTTCATGTCAGTGGAGCTGTAGGGCCAGAGAGCTTGGTTTTTGATCCCAATGGGGAAGGACCCTATACTGGTGTTGCCGACGGTAGAGTTCTCAAGTGGATTGCAGGAGATGATGGTAGTGGAAGCTGGACTGATTTTGCCACCACCAGTTCTAATCG GAACGAGTGTGTTCGCCCATTTGCTCCTGAAATGGAACATGTCTGTGGAAGGCCATTAGGACTCAGATTTGATAAGAAAACTGGAAATCTCTACATTGCTGATGCTTACTTGGGTCTTCAAGTTGTTGGTCCAACTGGAGGTTTAGCCACGCCACTTGTCACTGAATTAGAAGGCCAACCCATGCGCTTCACCAATGATTTGGACATTGATGAGCAGGAAGATGTGATTTACTTCACAGATACGAGCATGGTCTTCCAAAGAAG aCAATTTATGTTATCAGTCTTGACCAAAGACAAGACGGGTAGGTTACTGAAATATGATAAATCAAGCAAAGAAGTAACAGTCTTAGCACGAGGCCTCGCTTTTGCCAATGGTGTTGCATTGAGCAAGGAGTCTACCTTTCTGCTAGTAGCTGAAACCACAACTTGTCGGATTTTAAGGTTTTGGCTTCATGGCCCTAATGCTGGAAAGTCTGATGTTTTCACCGAGCTTCCAGGATTCCCAGACAATATCAGAAGAAATTCAAAAGGGGAGTTCTGGGTGGCTTTGCATTCGAAAAAGGGACTTTTTGCGAAGGTGGTGCTTTCAAATTCATGGATTGGGaaaactttgttaaaatttccaCTCAGCTTCAAGCAACTGCACTCACTGTTAGTAGGAGGAAAGGCACATGCAACTGCGATAAAGCTGAGCGAGGAAGGGAAAATTCTGGATGTCTTAGAAGACTGCGATGGAAAAACATTAAGGTTTATTAGTGAAGTAGAGGAGAAGGATGGTAAGCTCTGGATTGGTTCAGTACTTATGCCTTTTCTTGGCACTTACAACTTGTAA
- the LOC133676466 gene encoding protein STRICTOSIDINE SYNTHASE-LIKE 2-like, protein MAAKLFLTATIVVLISALIAINHEFLYQPSVMDQKGHGQLWEWETLSLDGATGPESFALDPLGQGPYAGISDGRIIKWEEQERRWINFAITSQKRDGCGGPQDHHQMEHVCGRPLGSCFDETHGDLYIADAYMGLLRVGPEGGLATKIATHAQGIPFRFTNSLDIDQSSGAIYFTDSTTQYQRRDYLSVVLSGDKSGRLMKYDTASKQVTVLLKNLTFPNGVALSKDGSFVLLAETTSCRILRYWIKTSKAGALEVFAQLQGFPDNIKRSPRGGYWVGINSKREKLSELLFSYPWIGKVLLKLPLDITKFQTALAKYRGGGLAVRLSENGDIVEVFEDRDGNRLRSISEVMEKDGRLWIGSIDLPFAGRYKI, encoded by the exons ATGGCTGCAAAGCTATTCTTAACAGCAACAATTGTAGTTCTAATATCAGCCTTGATTGCAATTAATCATGAGTTTTTGTATCAACCATCTGTTATGGATCAAAAAGGCCACGGCCAGCTTTGGGAGTGGGAAACTCTCTCACTCGATGGTGCAACCGGACCTGAAAGTTTTGCTCTCGACCCACTTGGCCAGGGACCGTATGCCGGAATATCCGACGGTCGAATCATCAAATGGGAAGAACAAGAAAGGCGTTGGATCAATTTTGCAATTACTTCCCAGAAGAG GGACGGCTGTGGAGGACCACAAGATCACCATCAGATGGAGCACGTTTGCGGGCGTCCATTAGGTTCATGCTTCGACGAAACACACGGTGATCTATATATTGCCGATGCTTACATGGGATTACTTAGAGTGGGGCCTGAAGGTGGCTTGGCCACTAAGATCGCGACACATGCACAAGGAATTCCCTTCAGATTCACTAACAGTTTGGACATAGACCAATCAAGTGGTGCCATTTATTTTACTGATAGTACCACACAATACCAAAGAAG GGATTATCTATCTGTGGTATTGAGCGGGGATAAATCAGGAAGACTGATGAAATATGATACAGCAAGCAAACAAGTTACAGTACTTCTCAAGAACCTCACGTTTCCAAACGGAGTAGCATTAAGCAAGGATGGCAGTTTCGTTTTATTAGCAGAGACCACCAGCTGTAGGATCTTAAGGTATTggataaaaacatcaaaagctGGAGCTCTTGAAGTCTTTGCTCAGCTACAAGGTTTCCCAGATAACATAAAAAGGAGCCCTAGAGGAGGATACTGGGTTGGTATAAATTCGAAAAGAGAGAAGCTTTCTGAGTTGCTATTTTCATATCCATGGATCGGGAAAGTTTTGCTTAAACTTCCATTGGACATAACGAAATTTCAAACAGCTTTGGCCAAGTACAGGGGCGGCGGCTTGGCAGTGAGGTTGAGTGAGAACGGTGACATAGTGGAAGTGTTTGAAGACAGAGATGGAAATAGATTGAGATCAATAAGTGAAGTGATGGAGAAAGATGGGAGATTATGGATAGGGTCGATAGATTTACCCTTTGCTGGCAGGTATAAGATATGA